The Kitasatospora sp. NBC_00374 genome has a segment encoding these proteins:
- a CDS encoding putative bifunctional diguanylate cyclase/phosphodiesterase — MRHEAGHRAHEAHPAPDPHQSYDSAPATCPTCGAPVGGGTQRLLSALRASESRFRAAFADAGIGMALIDADDHIIEANPAFAAMIGREVGELVRMHIHQIIDPEDTPRRLYLELLRGETDRLRVEKQLKHRDGRSVWSKVTISLIRDGSGQPLYTLAMVEDVTEQRLLGDRLAYQTLHDPLTRLPNRALFFERLDTAFQAAAAQQAAAGGDGPRMGLCYVDLDGFAAINEMLGHHVGDQLLVAVAERLENRFALGAERDAAPGEDRMLARLGGDEFALLITGSRGSEQLTELAAQLVEALEQPFEVAGHQLTVTASVGVVERPVDQTTPIDLLRDADSTLYWSKADGRARWTLYDPDRGAHQLTRQRLASALRPALERGEFTVEYQPLVGLSDGAVRGAEALVRWQHPRYGTLSPDRFIPLAEESGAIVPLGRWVLEESCRQAVQWLAEFPDTETFVSVNLAARQIWDSDVVADVAQVLETTGLPARLLQLEITESAVLGPGGRPLQALQALADMGVRIAIDDFGTGYSNLAYLSRLPVHVLKLDGTFIEGFRDSTGPSAGRAEGDPLADDPERRARRDTADEQIVGAMVQLAHALGLTVTAEGIENAAQAERLRLTGCDTAQGWYFARPGEAGVVAAILREGRSS; from the coding sequence GTGCGGCACGAGGCCGGCCACCGGGCGCACGAGGCGCACCCCGCGCCCGATCCGCACCAGTCGTACGACAGCGCGCCGGCGACCTGTCCCACCTGCGGCGCACCGGTGGGCGGGGGCACCCAGCGGCTGCTGTCGGCGCTGCGGGCGAGCGAGTCCCGGTTCCGGGCGGCGTTCGCGGACGCCGGGATCGGCATGGCGCTGATCGACGCCGACGACCACATCATCGAGGCCAACCCGGCCTTCGCCGCCATGATCGGTCGCGAGGTCGGCGAACTGGTACGGATGCACATCCACCAGATCATCGACCCGGAGGACACTCCCCGGCGGCTCTACCTCGAACTGCTGCGCGGCGAGACCGACCGGCTGCGGGTGGAGAAGCAGCTCAAGCACCGCGACGGCAGATCCGTGTGGAGCAAGGTCACCATCTCGCTGATCCGGGACGGCTCCGGGCAGCCGCTCTACACCCTGGCCATGGTCGAGGACGTCACCGAGCAGCGCCTGCTCGGCGACCGACTCGCCTACCAGACCCTGCACGACCCGCTCACCCGGCTGCCCAACCGGGCCCTCTTCTTCGAACGGCTGGACACCGCGTTCCAGGCCGCGGCCGCCCAGCAGGCGGCGGCCGGCGGGGACGGCCCGCGGATGGGCCTGTGCTACGTGGACCTGGACGGGTTCGCCGCGATCAACGAGATGCTCGGGCACCACGTCGGCGACCAGCTGCTGGTGGCCGTCGCCGAACGGCTGGAGAACCGCTTCGCCCTGGGCGCGGAGCGGGACGCGGCCCCGGGCGAGGACCGCATGCTCGCCCGGCTCGGCGGCGACGAGTTCGCGCTGCTGATCACCGGCAGCCGTGGCAGCGAGCAGCTCACCGAACTGGCCGCCCAGCTGGTCGAGGCCCTGGAGCAGCCCTTCGAGGTGGCGGGCCACCAGCTGACGGTGACCGCCTCGGTCGGCGTGGTCGAGCGGCCGGTCGACCAGACCACCCCGATCGACCTGCTCCGGGACGCGGACTCCACCCTGTACTGGTCCAAGGCCGACGGCCGGGCCCGCTGGACGCTCTACGACCCGGACCGCGGCGCCCACCAGCTGACCCGCCAGCGGCTGGCCTCCGCACTGCGGCCGGCCCTGGAGCGCGGCGAGTTCACGGTGGAGTACCAGCCGCTGGTCGGCCTCTCGGACGGCGCGGTCCGCGGCGCCGAGGCGCTGGTCCGCTGGCAGCATCCCCGGTACGGCACGCTCTCGCCGGACCGCTTCATCCCGCTCGCCGAGGAGTCCGGGGCGATCGTGCCGCTGGGCCGGTGGGTGCTGGAGGAGTCCTGCCGGCAGGCCGTGCAGTGGCTGGCCGAGTTCCCCGACACCGAGACGTTCGTCAGCGTCAACCTGGCCGCCCGGCAGATCTGGGACTCGGACGTCGTCGCGGACGTCGCCCAGGTGCTGGAGACCACCGGCCTGCCCGCCCGGCTGCTCCAGCTGGAGATCACCGAGAGCGCGGTGCTCGGCCCCGGCGGCCGCCCGTTGCAGGCCCTGCAGGCGCTGGCCGACATGGGCGTGCGCATCGCCATCGACGACTTCGGGACGGGCTACTCCAACCTCGCCTACCTCTCCCGTCTCCCGGTGCACGTGCTCAAGCTGGACGGCACCTTCATCGAGGGCTTCCGTGACTCCACCGGCCCGTCGGCGGGCCGGGCCGAGGGCGACCCGCTCGCGGACGACCCGGAGCGCCGGGCCCGCCGGGACACCGCGGACGAGCAGATCGTCGGCGCGATGGTGCAGCTCGCCCACGCCCTGGGCCTGACGGTCACCGCCGAGGGCATCGAGAACGCCGCCCAGGCCGAGCGCCTGCGGCTGACCGGCTGTGACACCGCGCAGGGCTGGTACTTCGCCCGGCCGGGCGAGGCCGGGGTGGTCGCGGCGATACTGCGCGAGGGCCGCTCGTCCTGA
- a CDS encoding OsmC family protein, which yields MATTRTAHTEWEGNLLEGNGLVTFDSSGIGQYPVSWPARTEAANGKTSPEELIAAAHSACFSMALSHGLAGAGTPPTKLTTKADVTFQPGTGITGVHLTVRGEVPGLDEAGFVKAAEDAKANCPVSQALTGTTITLTAELA from the coding sequence GTGGCAACCACCCGCACCGCGCACACCGAGTGGGAAGGCAACCTGCTCGAAGGCAACGGCCTGGTGACGTTCGACTCCTCCGGCATCGGCCAGTACCCCGTCTCCTGGCCGGCCCGCACCGAGGCCGCGAACGGGAAGACCAGCCCGGAGGAGCTGATCGCCGCCGCGCACTCCGCGTGCTTCTCGATGGCGCTCTCGCACGGTCTGGCCGGGGCCGGCACGCCGCCCACCAAGCTGACCACCAAGGCCGACGTGACCTTCCAGCCCGGGACCGGGATCACCGGCGTCCACCTCACCGTCAGGGGCGAGGTGCCCGGTCTCGACGAGGCCGGCTTCGTGAAGGCCGCCGAGGACGCCAAGGCGAACTGCCCGGTGAGCCAGGCGCTGACCGGCACCACCATCACCCTGACCGCCGAGCTCGCCTGA
- a CDS encoding DMT family transporter yields the protein MHSSTPSSRSSARSLGLTLALVSAFAFGGSGTAAKPLIEAGLSSQHVVWLRVAGAALVLLPLAWRHRAAVLQRPGVLIGFGLLAVAGVQACYFAAIARIPVGVALLIEYLGPPLLLGYVKFVQRRPISRGAAVGAAVAVGGLACVVEVWNGLGFDPLGVLFALGAACCQVGYFVLADAGRRGERPIDPLAVSAFGLLIGAVVLTAFTRPWTADWGVLAGQVTMNGHHLPALLPAAWMVLVATVLAYLTGVVAVQHLSPPVAGVVANLEAVVATVLAWVLLGEHLGLPQLVGGAMVLAGAFAAQSSKPADDPARALDQAVAVTGSDPLPPTGADELRDQRPVQPNQSR from the coding sequence GTGCACAGCTCGACACCCTCCTCCCGCAGCTCGGCCCGCTCCCTCGGCCTGACCCTCGCCCTCGTCTCCGCCTTCGCCTTCGGCGGCTCGGGAACGGCGGCGAAACCCCTCATCGAGGCCGGTCTCTCGTCCCAGCACGTGGTCTGGCTGCGGGTCGCCGGTGCGGCGCTGGTGCTGCTGCCGCTGGCCTGGCGGCACCGGGCGGCGGTGCTGCAGCGGCCGGGGGTGCTGATCGGCTTCGGCCTGCTCGCGGTGGCCGGCGTCCAGGCCTGCTACTTCGCCGCGATCGCCCGCATCCCGGTCGGCGTCGCCCTGCTGATCGAGTACCTCGGGCCGCCCCTGCTGCTCGGCTACGTCAAGTTCGTCCAGCGCAGGCCGATCTCCCGCGGCGCGGCCGTCGGCGCCGCCGTCGCGGTCGGCGGCCTGGCCTGCGTGGTCGAGGTCTGGAACGGTCTGGGGTTCGACCCGCTCGGCGTCCTGTTCGCCCTGGGCGCCGCCTGCTGCCAGGTCGGCTACTTCGTCCTGGCCGACGCCGGCCGCCGGGGCGAGCGCCCGATCGACCCGCTCGCCGTCAGCGCGTTCGGGCTGCTCATCGGCGCCGTGGTGCTGACCGCCTTCACCCGGCCCTGGACGGCCGACTGGGGGGTGCTGGCCGGACAGGTGACCATGAACGGCCACCACCTGCCCGCCCTGCTGCCGGCCGCGTGGATGGTCCTGGTGGCGACCGTCCTGGCCTACCTGACCGGGGTGGTGGCCGTGCAGCACCTGTCCCCACCGGTGGCCGGGGTGGTCGCCAACCTGGAGGCCGTGGTCGCCACCGTACTCGCCTGGGTGCTGCTCGGCGAGCATCTGGGGCTGCCGCAGCTGGTGGGCGGTGCGATGGTCCTCGCGGGCGCGTTCGCCGCCCAGAGCAGCAAGCCGGCGGACGACCCGGCGCGGGCCCTCGACCAGGCCGTGGCCGTGACCGGATCAGACCCGCTACCGCCCACCGGCGCGGACGAGCTGCGGGATCAGCGGCCGGTCCAGCCGAACCAGTCCAGGTGA
- a CDS encoding LLM class flavin-dependent oxidoreductase: MTTVEGDPIRGRARGTAPAPLSILDLATVGVGSTPGQALAATTELARSAEEWGYHRFWVAEHHGMPGVASSTPAVLLAHLGAHTRTLRLGSGGVMLPNHAPLAVAEQFGLLEALHPGRIDLGLGRAPGTDQATARALRRGTADGADDFPQQLAELTHFLDGDFPPGHPYAGLSAVPRNAGRPPLWLLGSSGFSAQLAGRLGLPFAFAHHFSAANTVPALDLYRSSFRPSAVLDEPYALIGVSAVAADDAERARYLARSAGLAMLRLRQGRPGLIPTPEEAADHPYSPAEADFLDSWLANVVLGAPGEVADGLELLRKRTGADELMVTSHIHGQERRLRSYGLIAEAYGLTATG, from the coding sequence ATGACCACTGTGGAAGGCGACCCGATCCGCGGCCGCGCCCGAGGCACGGCGCCCGCGCCGCTGTCGATCCTCGACCTCGCCACCGTCGGCGTCGGCTCGACCCCCGGCCAGGCCCTCGCGGCCACCACCGAACTGGCCCGCAGCGCCGAGGAGTGGGGCTACCACCGCTTCTGGGTCGCGGAGCACCACGGCATGCCGGGCGTCGCCAGCTCCACCCCGGCCGTCCTGCTCGCCCACCTCGGTGCCCACACCCGCACGCTGCGGCTCGGCTCGGGCGGCGTGATGCTGCCCAACCACGCCCCGCTGGCCGTCGCCGAGCAGTTCGGCCTGCTGGAGGCCCTGCATCCGGGCCGGATCGACCTGGGCCTCGGCCGCGCCCCCGGTACCGACCAGGCCACCGCCCGGGCCCTGCGCCGGGGCACCGCGGACGGCGCCGACGACTTCCCGCAGCAACTCGCCGAGCTGACCCACTTCCTGGACGGCGACTTCCCGCCCGGCCACCCGTACGCCGGGCTGAGCGCCGTCCCCCGCAACGCCGGTCGCCCGCCGCTCTGGCTGCTCGGCTCCTCCGGGTTCAGCGCCCAGCTGGCCGGCCGGCTCGGCCTGCCGTTCGCGTTCGCGCACCACTTCAGTGCGGCCAACACCGTGCCGGCCCTGGACCTCTACCGGTCGAGCTTCCGGCCCTCCGCGGTGCTCGACGAGCCGTACGCGCTGATCGGCGTGAGCGCGGTGGCCGCCGACGACGCGGAGCGGGCCCGCTACCTCGCGCGCTCGGCCGGACTGGCGATGCTGCGGCTCCGGCAGGGCCGGCCGGGCCTGATCCCCACCCCCGAGGAGGCCGCGGACCACCCCTACAGCCCCGCCGAGGCCGACTTCCTCGACAGCTGGCTCGCCAACGTGGTGCTCGGCGCGCCGGGCGAGGTCGCGGACGGCCTGGAGCTGCTCCGCAAGCGGACCGGGGCGGACGAGCTGATGGTCACCTCCCACATCCACGGGCAGGAGCGCCGGCTGCGCTCGTACGGCCTGATCGCCGAGGCCTACGGCCTGACCGCGACCGGCTGA
- a CDS encoding transglycosylase domain-containing protein, which yields MPRTTEQAGRRRPRATRRPRRTGWRRLIPTWRMTLAGLVASTLLGVGLFVLGITLVKVPDAHAAATAQSNTWLYQDGSLLTRTGQTNRQNVGLDRVSPAAQHAALAAEDRSFYSEGAVNLKGMTRAALATVSGGGTQGGSTITQQYVKNTYLNQKQTVGRKVKEVFIAIKVDATQSKDEVLAGYLNTSYYGRGAYGIQAASQAYFGVDAAQLTPAQGAYLAALLNAPSAYDVSTATPQGKQNALDRWNWVLDGMVQEKWLSAEERAAITFPEVLKPRSAPGLSGQAGYLVTAATDYLTSHDIVTDAQLAQGGYTVRLSVDPKRQQQLQDAVADQLTANLKPDARKPDAAAQAGAVSVDPKTGAVVALYGGADATKHWINNATRQDYQVGSTFKPIALAAALDSGARTQSGQRITADTVYDGANRRPVQGGQGVPFAPKNEGERGYGPITLQQATDWSVNSVYAQLAQDAGLETVRSTAVALGLPADTPGLKAQGAIPLGVASPSALEMAGVYATLDNDGQQITPWLVGSLEHGGEQMALPEHKVTQAVGKQTARTVTSILQGVVSDSGGTGYRAQELGRPAAGKTGTTDDAKSVYFVGYTPELVTAVGLFGQDPADGAQVSLNGVGGAGSAAGGRFPAQIWTQYMKSALAGQPVRSFPTPAADRRPPAVTPPSTPSSQPPAPADTPSPTPTPSDQPSWGADRNSGPGRNPGRSPSAGSSPSGAPVKPGRASATPGTDSGSVTDQSTATGRATRPVPAG from the coding sequence GTGCCCCGAACAACCGAGCAGGCCGGCCGCCGCCGACCGCGTGCCACCCGCCGCCCCCGCCGGACCGGCTGGCGCCGGCTGATACCGACGTGGCGGATGACGCTGGCCGGGCTGGTCGCCTCGACGCTGCTCGGCGTCGGGCTGTTCGTGCTGGGGATCACCCTGGTCAAGGTGCCGGACGCGCACGCCGCGGCGACCGCGCAGAGCAACACCTGGCTCTACCAGGACGGCTCGCTGCTCACCCGGACCGGCCAGACCAACCGCCAGAACGTCGGGCTCGACCGGGTCTCCCCCGCCGCCCAGCACGCGGCGCTGGCCGCCGAGGACCGGAGCTTCTACAGCGAGGGCGCGGTCAACCTCAAGGGCATGACCCGGGCCGCACTGGCCACGGTGTCCGGCGGCGGCACCCAGGGCGGCTCGACCATCACCCAGCAGTACGTCAAGAACACCTACCTCAACCAGAAGCAGACCGTCGGCCGCAAGGTGAAGGAGGTCTTCATCGCGATCAAGGTCGACGCGACGCAGAGCAAGGACGAGGTGCTGGCGGGCTACCTCAACACCTCGTACTACGGGCGCGGCGCCTACGGCATCCAGGCCGCCTCGCAGGCCTACTTCGGGGTCGACGCCGCCCAGCTCACCCCCGCCCAGGGCGCGTACCTGGCGGCGCTGCTGAACGCGCCGAGCGCGTACGACGTCTCGACCGCCACTCCGCAAGGCAAGCAGAACGCGCTCGACCGCTGGAACTGGGTGCTGGACGGCATGGTCCAGGAGAAGTGGCTGTCCGCCGAGGAGCGCGCCGCGATCACCTTCCCCGAGGTGCTCAAGCCGCGCAGCGCCCCCGGCCTCTCCGGCCAGGCCGGCTACCTGGTGACCGCCGCCACCGACTACCTGACCTCGCACGACATCGTCACCGACGCGCAGCTCGCCCAGGGCGGCTACACCGTCCGGCTGAGTGTCGACCCCAAGCGCCAGCAGCAGCTGCAGGACGCCGTGGCCGACCAGCTCACCGCCAACCTCAAGCCGGACGCCCGCAAGCCGGACGCCGCCGCGCAGGCGGGCGCCGTCTCGGTCGACCCGAAGACCGGCGCGGTGGTCGCGCTCTACGGCGGCGCCGACGCGACCAAGCACTGGATCAACAACGCCACCCGGCAGGACTACCAGGTCGGCTCGACCTTCAAGCCGATCGCCCTGGCCGCCGCGCTCGACAGCGGCGCCCGCACGCAGTCCGGCCAGCGGATCACCGCCGACACGGTCTACGACGGCGCCAACCGCCGCCCGGTCCAGGGCGGCCAGGGCGTCCCGTTCGCGCCGAAGAACGAGGGCGAGCGCGGCTACGGCCCGATCACCCTCCAGCAGGCCACCGACTGGTCGGTGAACTCGGTCTACGCCCAGCTGGCGCAGGACGCCGGTCTGGAGACCGTCCGCTCCACCGCCGTCGCCCTCGGGCTGCCCGCCGACACCCCGGGGCTGAAGGCCCAGGGCGCGATCCCGCTCGGCGTGGCCTCGCCGAGCGCGCTGGAGATGGCCGGGGTCTACGCGACGCTCGACAACGACGGGCAGCAGATCACCCCGTGGCTGGTGGGCTCACTGGAGCACGGCGGCGAGCAGATGGCCCTGCCGGAGCACAAGGTCACCCAGGCGGTCGGCAAGCAGACCGCGCGGACGGTCACCTCGATCCTGCAGGGCGTGGTCTCCGACTCCGGCGGCACCGGCTACCGCGCGCAGGAGCTGGGCCGGCCGGCCGCGGGCAAGACCGGCACCACGGACGACGCCAAGTCGGTGTACTTCGTCGGCTACACGCCGGAGCTGGTGACGGCGGTCGGCCTGTTCGGCCAGGACCCGGCGGACGGCGCGCAGGTCTCGCTGAACGGCGTCGGCGGGGCCGGCAGCGCCGCCGGCGGACGGTTCCCGGCGCAGATCTGGACCCAGTACATGAAGTCGGCGCTGGCCGGTCAGCCGGTCAGGTCCTTCCCCACGCCGGCCGCCGACCGCAGGCCGCCGGCCGTCACCCCGCCGTCGACCCCCAGCAGCCAGCCGCCCGCCCCGGCGGACACCCCGTCCCCGACCCCCACGCCGTCGGACCAGCCCTCCTGGGGCGCCGACCGCAACTCCGGGCCGGGCCGCAACCCGGGCCGCTCACCCTCGGCCGGCAGCTCGCCGAGCGGCGCCCCCGTGAAGCCCGGACGGGCCTCGGCCACGCCGGGCACGGACAGCGGGAGCGTCACCGACCAGTCGACCGCGACCGGCCGGGCCACCCGTCCGGTCCCGGCCGGGTAG
- the lepB gene encoding signal peptidase I, with protein MTQPGAAAEQQSPASARRRRPWWVEIPGMVAVGLVVALLIKTCLFQVFSIPTGSMENTLRVGDRVAVNKLAPLFGWEPEDGEPVVFRDPGGWLPPQPEDGNPVSEAVGGTLSFVGLLPPKDDNYLVKRVIATAGQTVGCHGTTLTVDGRAVSEPYLHAGDDSCSGLDFGPLTVPAGHLWVEGDHRSDSADSRYHRDGPAGGAVPVSDVVGPASAVVWPLGHLDWFGWTGR; from the coding sequence GTGACCCAGCCCGGCGCAGCAGCTGAACAGCAGTCCCCGGCATCCGCCCGACGACGACGGCCCTGGTGGGTGGAGATCCCCGGCATGGTCGCGGTCGGCCTGGTGGTCGCCCTGCTCATCAAGACCTGCCTGTTCCAGGTGTTCTCGATCCCCACCGGGTCGATGGAGAACACCCTGCGGGTGGGGGACCGGGTGGCGGTCAACAAGCTGGCCCCGCTGTTCGGCTGGGAGCCCGAGGACGGCGAGCCGGTGGTCTTCCGCGACCCCGGTGGCTGGCTGCCCCCGCAGCCGGAGGACGGCAACCCGGTCTCCGAGGCGGTCGGCGGCACCCTGAGCTTCGTCGGCCTCCTTCCGCCGAAGGACGACAACTACCTGGTCAAGCGGGTGATCGCGACGGCCGGGCAGACCGTCGGGTGCCACGGCACGACGCTCACGGTGGACGGCCGGGCGGTCAGCGAGCCCTACCTGCACGCCGGGGACGACTCATGCTCGGGCCTGGACTTCGGCCCGCTGACCGTCCCGGCGGGGCACCTCTGGGTCGAGGGCGACCACCGCAGCGACTCGGCCGACTCCCGGTACCACCGGGACGGCCCGGCCGGTGGCGCGGTGCCGGTGTCCGACGTGGTCGGACCGGCCTCGGCGGTGGTCTGGCCGCTCGGTCACCTGGACTGGTTCGGCTGGACCGGCCGCTGA
- a CDS encoding alpha/beta fold hydrolase, with translation MILRIGGLPLHVLREGRGPVCVLSSGLGGCWFDWDLVVPLLAPHRTVVRFDRPGYGLSAPSAEPPNLAGEADRIAQVLTALGLTGPCTVVGHSLAAFHVEAFARLYPERTAGLVLLDASVESRPRPAPARELRDRAARAAAAVLTAAALPYLCGPVTRRAAVRVASVRGREAVAAALVRRCYRPGRVLRSVLRENTAYLDTAAELVALRARRPLPDTRVAVVAADRRGAAAGPARQRELAALLGGEFRTAGPAGHLLMLDRPAEVAAAILGEPADR, from the coding sequence GTGATCCTGCGGATCGGCGGCCTGCCGCTGCACGTCCTGCGGGAGGGGCGCGGGCCGGTCTGTGTGCTGAGCAGCGGCCTCGGCGGCTGCTGGTTCGACTGGGACCTGGTGGTGCCGCTGCTCGCCCCGCACCGCACGGTGGTCCGGTTCGACCGGCCCGGGTACGGGCTGAGCGCGCCCTCGGCCGAGCCGCCGAACCTCGCGGGCGAGGCCGACCGGATCGCGCAGGTCCTGACGGCCCTGGGGCTGACCGGCCCCTGCACGGTGGTCGGCCACTCGCTCGCGGCCTTCCACGTCGAGGCCTTCGCCCGGCTCTACCCGGAACGGACGGCGGGCCTGGTCCTGCTGGACGCCAGCGTGGAGAGCCGGCCGCGGCCCGCCCCGGCGCGGGAGCTGCGGGACCGGGCCGCCCGCGCTGCCGCCGCCGTGCTGACCGCCGCGGCCCTCCCGTACCTGTGCGGCCCCGTGACCCGGCGGGCGGCGGTGCGGGTGGCCTCCGTCCGTGGCCGGGAGGCCGTTGCGGCCGCGCTGGTGCGGCGCTGCTACCGGCCGGGCCGGGTGCTGCGCTCGGTGCTCCGCGAGAACACCGCCTACCTCGACACCGCGGCCGAGCTGGTCGCCCTGCGCGCGCGGCGGCCGCTGCCGGACACCCGGGTCGCGGTGGTGGCCGCCGACCGGCGCGGCGCGGCAGCCGGCCCGGCCCGGCAGCGGGAGCTGGCCGCCCTGCTGGGCGGGGAGTTCCGCACCGCCGGGCCGGCCGGCCATCTGCTGATGCTCGACCGGCCCGCGGAGGTGGCCGCCGCGATCCTCGGCGAGCCGGCCGACCGCTGA
- a CDS encoding DedA family protein: MDAAAVIGSSWICALALCAVLGDAFLPFIPSGSLVILAVLRTSQVDGAPLLLAAGVAVASFLGDLLLLNLARRGAPAVQRRLEHRPKLAASVERMQRSFAGRSSRTAAAIVIIARFVPAGRTVLDLAVGHSPDRSGFLRWSAVAALLWAAYIVSLGWLNSHWFDTAWLSLAVSCAAATAVSTVVARWARRRRVAVAV; the protein is encoded by the coding sequence TTGGACGCCGCCGCCGTCATCGGCTCATCGTGGATCTGCGCCTTGGCACTCTGCGCCGTGCTCGGCGACGCCTTCCTGCCGTTCATCCCCAGTGGCAGCCTGGTGATCCTCGCCGTACTGAGAACCTCCCAGGTCGACGGAGCGCCCCTGCTGCTCGCGGCCGGGGTGGCGGTCGCGTCCTTCCTCGGCGACCTGCTGCTGCTGAACCTGGCCCGGCGCGGCGCGCCCGCCGTACAGCGCCGCCTGGAGCACCGCCCGAAGCTGGCGGCGAGTGTCGAACGGATGCAGCGCAGCTTCGCCGGGCGCTCCAGCCGGACGGCGGCCGCGATCGTGATCATCGCCCGGTTCGTGCCCGCCGGGCGGACGGTGCTGGACCTCGCGGTGGGGCACTCCCCCGACCGGTCCGGCTTCCTGCGCTGGTCCGCCGTGGCCGCGCTGCTCTGGGCCGCGTACATCGTCAGCCTGGGGTGGCTGAACAGCCACTGGTTCGACACCGCGTGGCTGAGCCTGGCCGTGTCGTGCGCGGCGGCCACCGCCGTCAGCACCGTGGTGGCCCGCTGGGCCCGGCGGCGCCGGGTCGCGGTCGCGGTCTGA
- a CDS encoding chorismate mutase → MTDQPTNSSAPASEKVDEEVWAELTSLRQSIDNVDAAVVHMLAERFKATQRVGRLKAEHRLPAADPAREREQITRLRELAAGAHLDPVFAEKFLTFIIAEVIRHHEAIAGEPLGD, encoded by the coding sequence ATGACGGATCAGCCCACGAACTCCTCCGCACCAGCCTCGGAGAAGGTCGACGAGGAAGTCTGGGCCGAGCTGACCAGCCTGCGCCAGAGCATCGACAACGTCGACGCCGCGGTGGTCCACATGCTGGCCGAGCGGTTCAAGGCGACCCAGCGGGTCGGCCGGCTCAAGGCCGAGCACCGGCTCCCGGCGGCCGACCCGGCCCGGGAGCGGGAGCAGATCACCCGCCTGCGCGAACTCGCGGCCGGGGCGCACCTGGACCCGGTGTTCGCGGAGAAGTTCCTCACCTTCATCATCGCCGAGGTGATCAGGCACCACGAGGCGATCGCCGGCGAACCGCTCGGCGACTGA
- a CDS encoding uracil-DNA glycosylase, giving the protein MTDVAEVAVGTALQVPESWREVLADELDKPYFAELDAFVAAQRAEHEVFPPAGQEFSALEATPYDKVRVLILGQDPYHDNGQAHGMSFSVLPGVRTPPSLRNMFKELDADLGVPAPDNGYLMPWAEQGVLLLNAVLTVRAHEANSHKAKGWEKFTDAVIRAVSAREEPVVFVLWGNYAKKKLPLIDTERHVVVQGAHPSPLSAKLFFGSRPFSQINQALEQFGSEPVDWQVPNLSA; this is encoded by the coding sequence GTGACGGATGTTGCCGAGGTGGCCGTGGGTACTGCGCTTCAGGTGCCCGAGTCCTGGCGCGAGGTGCTGGCGGACGAGCTGGACAAGCCGTACTTCGCCGAGCTGGACGCCTTCGTGGCCGCCCAGCGGGCCGAGCACGAGGTCTTCCCGCCGGCCGGGCAGGAGTTCTCCGCGCTGGAGGCGACGCCGTACGACAAGGTCCGGGTGCTGATCCTCGGCCAGGACCCGTACCACGACAACGGCCAGGCGCACGGCATGAGCTTCTCGGTGCTGCCCGGGGTCAGGACCCCGCCCTCGCTGCGCAACATGTTCAAGGAGCTGGACGCCGACCTCGGCGTCCCGGCCCCCGACAACGGCTACCTGATGCCCTGGGCCGAGCAGGGGGTGCTGCTGCTCAACGCGGTGCTCACGGTGCGGGCGCACGAGGCGAACTCGCACAAGGCCAAGGGCTGGGAGAAGTTCACCGACGCGGTGATCAGGGCGGTCAGCGCGCGCGAGGAGCCGGTCGTCTTCGTGCTCTGGGGCAACTACGCCAAGAAGAAGCTGCCGCTGATCGACACCGAGCGGCACGTGGTGGTGCAGGGGGCGCACCCCTCGCCGCTGTCGGCCAAGCTGTTCTTCGGCAGCCGCCCGTTCTCGCAGATCAACCAGGCGCTGGAGCAGTTCGGCAGCGAGCCGGTCGACTGGCAGGTGCCGAACCTCTCGGCCTGA